The genomic segment TGGGTTGCTAATCGCTATGTGGAGCTCGGCAAGTCGGGGGCTTTGGCCACTGCTCTTGAGGCAGTCGACGCGGATCTCTATGTTTTTATCGACGACGCGCATCCGGGGCCTTGGCTAGAGGCTCTTAGGGGTATGTGCGGGAGGTTCGCCACGGCGTACCGCTGGGTTTTGGGGAGGCTTCAGAACGCCTTCTCGCTTGGAGGCCTCGACTGGATGGTATGGAGGCGCACCCGGTTTCTCTACGGCGGCGCCATGACGGTGCCCGGGGAGCGGAGGCGCGAGGCCGTGGAGGCGCTCAGGAGGTGCCCCGTCGACGACATGGCTCTGACTAAAATAGCCGGCGACATCGCGGCGCTCCCCCTGCTGGTGCCTATGGACCCGGCGCCTCGGACGTGGGAGTTTTTCATAAGGCAGGCGGTGGCGGCGAGGCTGGGCAACCCCTTCTCTGGGGGGTGGAGCTGGCTTTCTACTGGGTGTGGGTGGCGGCGGCCCTGCTCTTCCCGCCTCTATTCCTCTTGCACGGGGCGAGGACCGCGTTGCGGTCGCGGCGGGCGCTGGGTAGGGTGGACTGGGCGCAGGTGCTTCTCTCGCCTCTGGAGAGGCCTCTGGAGGCTTTTGTATTCCTAGCCTCGGCGTTTAGGCGGTGTTTCAAGTGGGGGGCGAGGGAGGTCTGCGGCGGGTGCTAGTTTTAAATATGGCTAACGGGGGTGTGTGGCGTGATTACCGAGAAGAGGGCCAAGGCGAGGCCTGAGAAGGGCGTCGAGGACCTCCTTCTCCACCTCGGCGAGGACCTCTCCCGGCCGGGGGTGGCTAATACGCCTAGGCGCTTTGTGAAGGCTATGGAGGAGCTGACGCGGGGGCTTAGGGAGCCTCCCCCCGAGGTGGTCTTCTTCCCACTGGAATACGAGGCGCAGGTGGGGCCTGTGGTTATTGAGAATATAAGCGCCGTGTCTGTCTGCGAGCACCACCTACTCCCCATCCTCCTCCGGGTGTCAGTGGCGTACATCCCGGGGGACGGGGTGCCGGGGCTGAGCAAGGTTATTAAGCTTGTTAAGTGGGCCGCGGCGAGGCCAATTATGCAGGAGCGCTTCACCGAGTGGCTGGCTGATCTCTTAATGGAGAGGCTGAGGGCGCGGGCCGTCAAAGTTAGGGTGTGTGGAGTGCATATGTGCTCCTTCATCCGGGGTGCGAGGGACGAACACCACAACATGGTGACCGAGGCGAGGCGTGGCGACATCGACGTGAGGCTGAGCTGCCGCAGGCCCCTGTCCTGTAGATGAGGCTAGTCGTCACGGGGGCCAGCGGCGGCATAGGGGCGGCGCTGGTACGTATCGCCAAGTCCAGGGGGGACTTCACCGTCGGCATCTCGAGGCGGCCCTCCGAGGCAGACGTCCACCACAACTGCGACGTCCTCGACCTGCACTGCCTCAGAAAGGCGGCGGCTGAGGCGGGGCGGGTGGACGGCTTAGCTCTGCTCCACGGCCACGGAGACCCGGGGCTGTGGGTCAAGCCGATTTCCGAGCTAGACGGAGACGACTTCCTCGACGTCTTCAGAGTCGACGTGGTGGGCTCGTTTAACGTGGTGAAGGCCTTTCTCCCGGCCTTGTCGAGAGACGCCTCCGTGGTGCTTGTCTCCTCTACGCCGGGCCTCGTCGGCGACAGCTACGGCATCCCCTACGCCGCGGCTAAGAGAGCCCTGGCGGCGCTGGCTAGGAGCTTGGCTAAGGCGCCGGCCCCGGTGAGGGTAAACGCCGTGGCCTTCGGCCCAATCGCCACTAGGTGGACCACGTGGACTAGCGAGGAGGAGCTGGAGGGGTTTAGGGGGAGGACTTTGTTGAAGAGGCTGGGGTCCCCCGAGGAGGCGGCTGAGGCTGTGTACTGGCTCCTCTCACCTGCCTCTAGCTACGTGACCGGCCATGTGCTAATCGTCGACGGCGGGGAGTCCCTTTGACCACTATGTAGAGCGCCGCCGCGGCCATGACCGCCGCCACAGCAAGGAAGGCGTAGAGGGCGGGCCCCCCACCACCCGAAGCCGGAGTCTGCGTCACGACGCCGGCGGCGGGGGGCTGGCCTATGACGAGCTGAGCGGTCTGTCCGGGGGCCAGCGTGACTGTGTACGTCAGATTTCTATCTCCCATGTCCGCCACCACTGTGTAGGTGCCGGGGGGTAGCTCGACGCGTCTCGGCATGGTTGCGCTGGTGGTGTAGTTGCCTATAATGTACACCCTCCTAGCTGGCTGTAGATATGTTATGACTAGATACGCATTTTCCACCGTGACGATCAGCGCCTCTGAGAGGTGGCTCGCGGCCACTGTAAAGGTCTTCTTCGCGAAGCCGGCGTCCACCGTGACGGTGTACGGGACGCCGGGTAGCACCCACAGCTCGGCTTGGCCTTTGTATACCTGCCCCGCGACCACCACAGCCCAGTCGGTTCTAACAGCTCCAAAGGAGTCCACCGCCCGGATTACTAACCTAGTGGCGTTTACCACGAGGGTGCTGTTGCAGAGGCTCCACGGGTTGAAGACGTATCTATACGGCTCGCCAGTGGGGGTGCGCACCTCGGTCGCGGCGGCCCCAGTGTAGTTGACCATTGGGAGCATGTATGTAACGACCTCCCCCGCGCCGGCGACTACCGGAGTCCGCCCGCTGTATATCGCCACCTCGGTGACGGGAGGCCTTGCCCTGAAGATACATGTCTTTACCAGCCCGAGTTTAACAAGGTCGACCTGGGGTTGCCATATTGTGGTTTTTACATGTAGTGGCTTCTCCAGTATATATTTCTCCACTTTTGTTATGTATATCTCCAACTGGTAGTTTATATTCCCCACAGGTATCGACAGCGCCAGCGTGTTGTTTGTGAATGGTATTTCGAGATCTGTGTAGGTGCCGTTTGCCAGCTTAGCCATCTTCACGACGAGGACCCCGCTCGCCGGCAACGGCCCTATGTCTAGCGTGTCGATGTACTTCACGGTGGCGACGTCGTGTCCCGTGGCGTAGGTCTTCCAGACCAGCAAGTTGCCGAGGTATATCTCCACCTGGCTACCCGCAGGCACCTCCGCCACCCCCGTGGCGTTCGTGGCGACGCAACGCCCCGCGGCGCAGACGGTGGCGTTGGGGATGGGGTAGCCAAGGTCGTTTCTAACCTCTATGAGGGCGGCCAGCGCCATGGATGCGAGGAGTATTATGTATACTGCCTGTTTCACGGCTGGGGGGTTTGGCTGGTAATTAAAAGTTGGCCAGCTTTACATTAGGAATGAAAGATTTATATATAGACCCTCTTGGGGCTGTGGGGTTTGTATATGCCGTATTCCTCGCCATTGCTCTTAACTAAAAAAATACAGTTGATTAATGCTTTGAATTTAGCGATACATTTATATATCTCAAATTCTCTGGATTACTATGACAGAGGAGGTAAAGCTTACAGACAGGCAGTACCAACTACTAAACCACCTGCTCCAGAGAGCACAGCCAATGAGAGTCTACACCGTCTACGGAGACCAGGACGAGATCGCCAGGGAGCTGGGAATGACCAGGCAGGCCCTTGCGATACACTTGAAGAGGCTTAAGGAGCTTGGGCTTGT from the Pyrobaculum sp. 3827-6 genome contains:
- a CDS encoding DUF4493 domain-containing protein, which codes for MKQAVYIILLASMALAALIEVRNDLGYPIPNATVCAAGRCVATNATGVAEVPAGSQVEIYLGNLLVWKTYATGHDVATVKYIDTLDIGPLPASGVLVVKMAKLANGTYTDLEIPFTNNTLALSIPVGNINYQLEIYITKVEKYILEKPLHVKTTIWQPQVDLVKLGLVKTCIFRARPPVTEVAIYSGRTPVVAGAGEVVTYMLPMVNYTGAAATEVRTPTGEPYRYVFNPWSLCNSTLVVNATRLVIRAVDSFGAVRTDWAVVVAGQVYKGQAELWVLPGVPYTVTVDAGFAKKTFTVAASHLSEALIVTVENAYLVITYLQPARRVYIIGNYTTSATMPRRVELPPGTYTVVADMGDRNLTYTVTLAPGQTAQLVIGQPPAAGVVTQTPASGGGGPALYAFLAVAAVMAAAALYIVVKGTPRRRRLAHGRSRS
- a CDS encoding SDR family NAD(P)-dependent oxidoreductase, coding for MRLVVTGASGGIGAALVRIAKSRGDFTVGISRRPSEADVHHNCDVLDLHCLRKAAAEAGRVDGLALLHGHGDPGLWVKPISELDGDDFLDVFRVDVVGSFNVVKAFLPALSRDASVVLVSSTPGLVGDSYGIPYAAAKRALAALARSLAKAPAPVRVNAVAFGPIATRWTTWTSEEELEGFRGRTLLKRLGSPEEAAEAVYWLLSPASSYVTGHVLIVDGGESL
- the folE gene encoding GTP cyclohydrolase I — translated: MITEKRAKARPEKGVEDLLLHLGEDLSRPGVANTPRRFVKAMEELTRGLREPPPEVVFFPLEYEAQVGPVVIENISAVSVCEHHLLPILLRVSVAYIPGDGVPGLSKVIKLVKWAAARPIMQERFTEWLADLLMERLRARAVKVRVCGVHMCSFIRGARDEHHNMVTEARRGDIDVRLSCRRPLSCR